One window from the genome of Anopheles coluzzii chromosome X, AcolN3, whole genome shotgun sequence encodes:
- the LOC120959752 gene encoding ubiquitin-like-conjugating enzyme ATG10 gives MKLSEFTLYCDQLVHASRNCVDRWRWVREKEPDFLCLETVRHVRSTESNPQTEMLEGMAELDEEDDPGLAAVSGGQPTARMLAFEYHVLYCESYEVPILLFNIYEKGGARLNLEEAWEVLQISGCVPPDERYSAITMVHHPVLYRPYLKLHPCKTAELVGSLSGSTNPVLSFITTYAPYVNLELDELARALQSDSKKETGE, from the exons ATGAAGTTGAGCGAGTTCACCTTGTACTGTGACCAATTGGTCCATGCGTCACGCAACTGCGTCGACCGTTGGCGATGGGTGCGGGAGAAGGAGCCGGACTTCCTATGTCTGGAGACAGTACGGCACGTGCGGAGCACCGAATCGAACCCCCAGACCGAGATGCTGGAGGGCATGGCCGAGCTGGACGAGGAAGATGATCCGGGCCTAGCCGCTGTCAGCGGTGGGCAGCCCACCGCCCGGATGCTAGCGTTCGAGTATCACGTGCTGTACTGTGAAAGCTACGAGGTGCCTATACTGCTGTTTAACATATACGAGAAAG GTGGCGCTCGGTTAAACCTGGAGGAAGCATGGGAGGTGCTGCAGATTAGCGGATGCGTACCGCCGGACGAGCGGTACAGTGCGATCACGATGGTGCACCATCCGGTACTGTACCGGCCGTACCTGAAGCTGCATCCTTGCAAAACAGCCGAACTGGTCGGCTCACTGTCCGGCAGCACGAACCCGGTACTGTCCTTCATTACGACCTACGCGCCGTACGTTAATCTGGAGCTGGATGAGCTGGCTCGCGCGTTGCAATCGGATAGTAAAAAAGAAACCGGCGAGTAA